One region of Ananas comosus cultivar F153 linkage group 9, ASM154086v1, whole genome shotgun sequence genomic DNA includes:
- the LOC109715790 gene encoding plant cysteine oxidase 2-like, giving the protein MAPGFETPNPPLLLLYIRVSLLPAFSDVRIAFPRRKTTIFAPKIGFWGVGFARLGRFREVAVVGSMKVEGSSTAAEEEERKSGGGGGGLKRPRRVSGDGAKITRKRGCSARRARRRVQADSTAIQRLFSACRSVFKGAAPVPAPADVDMLRQLLDKMRPEDVGLSADLVFFRAKSASKGTPRITYTTIYKCNNFSMVIFFLPPRAVIPLHNHPGMTVFNKLLLGSMHVKSYDWVDPIKSNDLTTSDQLRLAKLVVDSDYVAPCNTSILYPATGGNIHTFRAITACAVLDVLGPPYSKEDDRDCTYYSDFPYTHHSNGATTEAGLSDERLGWLKEINVPKDLKMDGVEYLGPQIIDG; this is encoded by the exons ATGGCCCCTGGTTTTGAAACCCCCAacccccctctcctcctcctttatATCCGCGTTTCGCTTCTCCCCGCTTTTTCCGACGTTCGGATCGCTTTTCCCCGCCGCAAAACGACGATTTTTGCGCCCAAAATCGGATTTTGGGGCGTCGGTTTTGCTCGGCTCGGTCGATTTCGCGAGGTGGCGGTGGTGGGATCGATGAAGGTGGAGGGGAGCAgcacggcggcggaggaggaggagaggaagagcggcggcggcggagggggttTGAAGAGGCCGAGGAGGGTGAGCGGCGACGGGGCGAAGATCACGAGGAAGCGCGGCTGCTCCGCGCGGCGGGCGCGGCGGCGCGTGCAGGCCGATTCGACGGCGATCCAGCGCCTCTTCTCCGCGTGCAGATCGGTGTTCAAAGGCGCCGCTCCCGTCCCCGCCCCCGCCGACGTCGACATGCTCCGGCAACTCCTCG ATAAAATGAGACCAGAAGATGTTGGGCTAAGCGCGGATCTAGTGTTTTTCAGGGCGAAAAGTGCTTCGAAAGGAACTCCGAGGATTACGTACACGACTATATACAAGTGCAATAACTTTTCG ATGGTTATATTCTTTTTGCCACCAAGAGCAGTTATCCCCCTCCATAATCATCCAGGAATGACTGTATTCAACAAACTACTACTAGGATCGATGCATGTCAAATCTTACGACTGGGTTGATCCTATCAAATCCAACGACCTGACAACCTCAGATCAat TGAGACTGGCAAAACTGGTTGTAGATTCTGATTATGTTGCCCCATGCAATACCTCCATTCTGTACCCAGCAACTGGAGGGAATATCCATACTTTTCGAGCCATTACGGCATGTGCAGTGCTTGATGTTCTAGGACCCCCTTACTCGAAAGAAGATGATCGCGATTGCACATACTACAGTGATTTTCCTTACACTCACCATTCAA ATGGTGCAACGACCGAGGCTGGATTGAGCGATGAACGGCTAGGATGGTTGAAAGAGATCAACGTTCCCAAGGACTTGAAAATGGACGGCGTGGAGTACCTGGGTCCTCAGATCATTGATGGTTGA
- the LOC109715666 gene encoding microfibrillar-associated protein 1-like produces MSVAAGVSDAAIAVRDKLRGKIGQTKVKRYWPGKAPEWADDAEEEADIRTARAAALQKAFPSHDDGEGAAADLPPKDDRRLRRLAETRAENREELRADHRRIRQAEIVSAAAEEEESSKLEGLELEEEDDEEAVEERRRRIREKLLRREQEEAAAALLPEEEEEDEAAEEEEEEEEEESEYETDSEEEQLGPALVKPVFVPRSQRDTIAERERVEEEERRFEERVKRRLEERKVETKQIVVEEIRKDEEIRKNLEAEANIADVDTDDELNEADEYEAWKGREIARIKREREDREARLKEKEEIERVRNMTEEERREWERKNPKPLSQSKQKWRFMQKYYHKGAFFQSESDDRAATAGTDEIFRRDFSAPTGEDKMDKTILPKVMQVKHFGRSGRTKWTHLVNEDTTDWNTPWTTNGPLRAKYNAKMAGLNAPIARPKGSKKMKDWDVK; encoded by the exons ATGTCTGTGGCGGCGGGAGTCAGCGACGCGGCGATCGCGGTGCGCGACAAGCTGCGGGGGAAGATCGGGCAGACGAAAGTGAAGCGGTACTGGCCGGGAAAGGCGCCGGAGTGGGCCGACGATGCCGAGGAGGAGGCCGACATCCGGACCGCGCGGGCCGCCGCCCTCCAGAAGGCGTTCCCTTCCCACGACGACGGCgagggcgccgccgccgacctccCGCCGAAGGACGACCGCCGCCTGCGCCGCCTCGCGGAAACCCGCGCCGAGAACAGAGAGGAATTGCGAGCCGATCACCGCCGCATCCGCCAGGCCGAGAtcgtctccgccgccgccgaagagGAGGAGAGCAGCAAGCTGGAGGGCTTGGaattggaggaggaggacgacgaggaggcGGTCGAGGAGCGGCGGCGAAGGATTCGGGAGAAGCTGCTCCGGCGAGAGCAGGAGGAGGCCGCCGCCGCACTATTgcccgaggaggaggaggaggacgaggccgcagaggaggaggaggaggaggaggaggaggaatcgGAGTACGAGACCGACTCGGAGGAAGAGCAATTGGGCCCGGCGTTGGTCAAGCCGGTGTTCGTCCCGAGATCGCAGCGCGACACCATCGCGGAGCGGGAGAgggtcgaggaggaggagcggcggTTCGAGGAGCGCGTGAAGAGGCGGCTGGAGGAGAGGAAGGTCGAGACGAAGCAGATCGTGGTGGAGGAGATCAGGAAGGATGAGGAGATCCGGAAGAATTTGGAGGCGGAGGCGAATATCGCGGACGTCGACACCGACGACGAGTTGAACGAGGCCGACGAGTACGAGGCGTGGAAGGGTAGGGAGATTGCGAGGAttaagagggagagggaggatcGGGAGGCGCGtctgaaggagaaggaggagatcgAGAGGGTGCGGAATAtgacggaggaggagaggagggagtgGGAGAGGAAGAACCCGAAGCCGCTCTCTCAGTCCAAGCAGAAGTGGAGGTTTATGCAGAAGTACTATCACAAGGGCGCGTTCTTCCAGTCCGAGTCCGACGACCGGGCTGCGACAGCCGGCACAGACGAGATCTTCAGGCGCGATTTCTCCGCGCCCACCGGGGAAGATAAAATGGATAAGACTATTTTGCCCAAGGTCATGCAAGTCAAGCACTTTGGGCGCAGCGGAAGGACCAAGTGGACGCATCTCGTTAACGAGGACACCACTGATTGGAACACGCC GTGGACAACAAATGGTCCTCTACGAGCAAAGTACAACGCGAAAATGGCGGGCTTGAATGCACCAATTGCGAGACCAAAAGGAAGCAAGAAAATGAAGGATTGGGATGTGAAATAA